The Lynx canadensis isolate LIC74 chromosome D4, mLynCan4.pri.v2, whole genome shotgun sequence DNA window atacaaggataaagagaaaattctgaaagcagcgagggataaacgtgccctaacttataaagggagacctataagactcgtgactgatctctctactgaaacttggcaggccagaaaggaatggcaggagatcttcaatgtgatgaacaggaaaaatatgcagccgagaatcctttatccagcaagtctgtcatttagaatagaaggagagataaaggtcttcccaaacaaacaaaaactgaaggaattcatcaccactaaaccagccctacaagagatcctaagggggatcctgtgagacaaagtaccagagacatcgctacaagcataaaacataaaggcatcacaatgactctaaacccatatctttctataataacactgaatgtaaatggactaaatgcaccaaccaaaagacatagggtatcagaatggataaaaaaagcaagacccatctatttgttgtctataagagactcattttagacttgaggacaccttcagattgagagtgaggggatggagaactatttatcatgctactggaagtcaaaagaaagctggagtagccatacttatatcagacaaaccagactttaaattaaaggctgtaacaagagatgaagaagggaattatataataattacagggtctatccatcaggaagagctaacaattataaatgtctatgcgccgaatacgggagcccccaaatatataaaacaattactcacaaacataagcaaccttattgataagaatgtggtaattgcaggggactttaacactccacttacagaaatggacagatcatctagacacacggtcaataaagaaacaagggccctgaatgatacattggatcagatggacttgacagatatatttagaactctgcatcccaaagcaacagaatatactttcttctcgagtgcatatggaacattctccaagatagatcacatactgggtcacaaaacagcccttcataagtatacaagaattgaaatcgtaccatgcatactttcagaccacaatgctatgaagcttgaaatcaaccacaggaaaaagtctggaaaacctccaaaagcatggaggttaaagaacaccctactaaagaatgaatgggtcaatgaggcaattagagaagaaatttaaaaatatatggaaacaaacaaaaatgaaaatacaacaatacaaacgctttgggatgcagcgaaggcagtcctgagaggaaaatacactgcaatccaggcctatctcaagaaacaagaaaaatcccaaatacaaaatctaacagcacacctaaaggaaatagaagcagaacagcaaagacagcctaaatccagcagaagaagataaataataaagatcagagcagaaataaacaacatagaatcttaaaaaactgtagagcagatcaacaaaaccaagagttggttttttgaaaaaataaacaaaattgacaaacctctagccaggcttctcaaaaagaaaagggagatgacccaaatagataaaatcatgaatgaaaatggaattattacaaccaatccctcagagatacaaacaattatcagggaatactatggaaaattatatgccaacaaactggacaacctggaagaaatggacaaattcctaaacacccacatgcttccaaaactcaatcaggaggaaatagaaagcttgaacagacccataaccagcgaagaaattgaatcagttatcaaaaatttcccaacaaattggagtccaggaccagatggcttcccaggggagttctaccagacgtttaaagcagaaataatacctatccttctcaagctattccaaaaaatagaaagggaaggaaaacttccagactcattctatgaagtcagtattactttgattcctaaaccagacagagacccagtaaaaaaagagaactacagcctatatccctgatgaatatggatgcaaaaattctcaataagatactagcaaatcatattcaacaccatataaaaagaattattcaccatgatcgagtaggattcattcctgggatgcagggctggttcaacattcacaaatcaatcaacgtgatacatcacattaatcaaagaaaagataagaaccatatgatcctgtcaatcgatgcagaaaaggcatttgacaaaattcagcaactttcttaataaaaaccctcgagaaagtcaggatagaaggaacatacttaaagatcataaaagccatttatgaaaagcccacagctaacatcatcctcaatgaggaaaaactgagagcttcttccctgagatcaggaacacgacagggatgcccactctcaccgctgttgtttaacatagtgttggaagttctagcatcagcaatcagacaacagaaggaaatcaaagacatcaaaattggcaaagatgaagtcaagcttttgctttttgcagatgacatgatattatacatggaaaacccaataacctctaccaaaagtctgctagaactgatacatgaagtcagcaaagttgcaggatacaaactcaatgtacagaaatcagttgcattcttatacactaacaatgaagcaacagaaagacaaataaagaaactgatcccattcacaattgcaacaagaagcataaaatacctaggaataaatctaaccaaagatgtaaaagatctgtatgctggaaactatagaaagcttttgaaggaaattgaagacaatagaaagaaatggaaaaacattccctgctcatggattggaagaataaatattgtcaaaatgtcaatactacccaaagctatctacacattcaatgcaatcccaatcaaaattgcaccagcattcttcttgaaactagaacaagcaatcctaaaattcatatggaaccacaaaaggccccaaatagccaaagtaattttgaagaagaagaccaaagcgggaggcatcacaatcccagactttagcctctactacaaagctgtcatcatcaagacagcatggtattggcacaaaacagacacatagaccaatggaatagaatagaaaccccagaactagacccacaaacgtatggccaactaatctttgacaaagcaggaaagaacatccaatggaaaaaagacagtctctttaacaaatggtgctgggagaactggacagcaacatgcagaaggttgaaactagaccactttctcacaccactcacaaaaataaactcaaaatggataaaggacctgaatgtgagataggaaaccatcaaaaccctagaggagaaagcaggaaaagaactctctgacctcagtcgtagcaatttcttacttgacacatccccaaaggcaagggaattaaaagcaaaaatgaactactgggaccttatgaagataaaaagcttctgcacagcaaaggaaacaaccaacaaaactaataggcaaccaacggaatgggaaaagatatttgaaaatgacatattggaaaaaggactagtatccaaaacctataaagagcccaccaaactccacacctgaaaaacaaataacccagtgaagaaatgggcagaaaacatgaatagacacttctctaaagaagacatctggatggccaacaggcacatgaaaagatgctcaacgtcgcccctcatcagggaaatacaaatgaaaaccacactaggatatcacctcacgccagtcagagtggccaaaatgaacaaatcaggagactatagatgctggagaggatgtggagaaacgggaaccctcttgcactgttggtgggaatgcaaattggtgcagccactctggaaaacagtgtggaggttcctcagaaaattaaaaatagacctaccctatgacccagcaatagcactgctaggaatttacccaagggatacaggagtactgatgcataggggcacttgcaccccaatgtttatagcagcactctcaacaatagccaaattatggaaagagtctaaatgtccatcaactgatgaatggataaagaaattgtggtttatatacacaatggagtactacgtggcaatgagaaagaatgaaatatggccctttgtagcaacgcggatggaactggagagtgtgatgctaagtgaaataagccatacagagaaagacagataccatatgttttcactcttatgtggatcctgagaaacttaacagaaacccatgggggaggggaaggaaaaaaaaagaggttagaatgggagagagcgaaagcataagagactgttaaaaactgagaacaaactgagggttgatgggggggtgggagggaggggagggtgggtgatgggtattgaggagggcaccttttgggatgagcactgggtgttgtatggtaaccaatgtgacaataaatttcatatactgaaaaaagtaaaaaaaaagaagtaatagacatccattttattctttcaaccTGCTGCATATTCTTACATTCTGTGTGATTAACCATAATTAATTTCTCTATTCTTTATTGGTAGGATTTTAGGTTGTTCTGAATTTTTATCTGTTATAATCTGGGAATGACTGAAAAAATCTCaatatccaatatatatttatgacaATATTTCCATAGATTAGACTCCTCAGAGTGGGAATTTCTAGAATGAAGCATTcaatcacatatttttaaacatatacctTCGAAGATAAATGGGAATAAGAAATGTCCCAATCTCCCCGCTGTGGAATGGATAACTTTCAAGTAATTGCTcttggttcttgttctttctggccattcccattttttaaattgtatggtaaaaaacaacaacaacaacaaaaaaaaaaaaaaacaacccaggaaACTAAACAGAACAAAAGCACAACAATTTAATAAGGATATAAATTTAAGAGAGGAgtaaaagtggggcacctgggtgttcagtcggttgagtgtctgacttcggctcacgtcatgatctcatggttcatgagttcaagccccacttcaggctctgtgctgacagctcagggcctggaggctgcttcagattctgtgtctccctctctctctgctcctcccctgctcacactctgtctctctcttgaaaataaataaagattaaaaaaaatttaagagaggaGTAAgggtaaaaatttttaaggaaggaaACGTTTTTTGACCGAAAAATGGGGAATTATAAAAATCCTCACAATGAGAAAAGTTGCTAAAATGtaattctccttcccttccttctctgcctccattcTTTTCCACATGAAATGTCTGCAAAGACATTCAAAAGCTACAAATTCAGTAATCATTTCCAGCAATAGGCTGCCATGTGAAGGGTTTTGGAGGGTAAGTCTCAATAAAAGGAGAGCAATTTGTTCAGGAAGTATTTGTGGGAAGAGAATTAGTTTCAAGCAGTATTTGGAGGATGAGGTGACGAGTCTTTATGGGGAAATGGAGGAATGGTGAGGAAGAGTATCATGATTTTAGCAGAGAAGGGGACAATTGGTGGGCTGTCATCAATGCATGTGAGCATCCACAACAGCCTGTCTCACATGGGTTAAAAAAGCTCATCTCCAACAGTTCAGTTGTTCACCAAGATCTAGCAGATATTAGATTCAAGTGAAGCAGATTCCACTTGTGGGTTTGTCAAGAGGGTGCTGCCTGGGATTTCCTCCTGCCCATCAGCTTCCTCAGGCCCTGTTTCAGGTCTTTGTTTCTCAGGCTATAGATAAAAGGGTTCAGCATGGAGGTAAGAACTGTGTAGACAAGTGTTGCTATGTGGTCCCTGGCAGTGTAGGTGGACAGGGGCTGTAAATAGACATAGAAGATGCTTCCATAAAAGAGGGTTACCACAGTGAGGTGAGAGccacaggtggagaaggctttgCGTTTCCCAGCAGCTGAGGGGATCTTGAGAACTGTGATGAGGATTCGTATATAAGAGAAGGTGATGCACACAAAGGGGGTCACCAAAACAACTGAACATTCTGACATTATCACGATTTCATTGAGAAATGTGGAGGAGCAGGACAATTTCATCAGGGGACTGAGGTCACAGAGGAAGTGATGGATAACATTGTTGTCACAGAAGGTGAGACGATTCAGTAGCAGTGTGTGCAGGAGTGAGTGGAGGTGAGGAAGTGAGCAGGAAAAGGCCACCAGCAGGACACAGCGGTGGTGGTTCATGGTGGTGACATAATGGAAGGGGtcacagatggccacatagcggtcaaGGGCCATGACCGCCAGGAGGAAGCTGTCAGTGTTGCCCAgagcataaataaaatacatctgtgTCAGACACCCAGCATAGGAGATGGTCTTCTCTGACAGGAAGCTCACTAGCATCCTGGGGACAATGGTTGTTGTAAAGCAAATGTCAGTGAAGGACAGGAAactcaggaagaaatacatgggggTTTGGAGCTGGGGGTCAGAGTGGATGGCGAGGATGATGAGCAGGTTCCCTGTTATGGTGACCAGGTACATGGTGAGGAAGAGGATAAAGAGTGGTTTCTGGTCCCCAGGCCGGGAGGAGAGTCCCAGGAGGATAAACTCGGAAACACTGCTGGTTTGGTTGACTCTTTCCATTGATTTGGGTCTACTTATATACAAGATGGCTTATTATTTACCATACTGCAAGTCCAGAATCCAAATCATCAGAACCCAGCAAGTCTTGTTTTTTCCGTTTTGTTGCAATTAGTTGTTCTGTAGAGACAGCTTGTAAGTGTCATGGTCCTTGATGTATTTCTCCCTTCCCAAATCCATGGGCATCACAAGGGCCTTATACTGAAGGctggagagacagaagaagaatTTACCTTTAGAAACCATCAGAGATGGACCTTGTTGATTCCAGTTCATTAGTTCTTATTCTGTGCAAAGCCTGTTCTCTTGTTGGGGATGTAGTGATAAAAACAGGGAAATTCTTGCCATTGTGTAGCTCGTGTTTAGTTGGGGAGACAGATCATCAACAAACAACATAAAGCAGTATATAAGGGATGAAGATGAATGGGGAATGGAGTGGAGGTATTTTTGGTACGGGAGGTCACAGGACACTCATTTCCTATCAAAGGAAACCCAGTGGTGGCATTGTAAAGTTCATATTTGCattgatttggaaaaaaataagggTTTGCCAAAATAACCAACAGGGAAAATCTAATGGGAATGTTGAACCTGTTTCAACAAAATGGGCTTTTCCTCCTCTGGACATAGGATGAAGGGTTCATCCTCCTTAGTTCATGGATGCTATCATCACCAGTGTAAGTCTCccctttttttgtaaattgtttttcctttctttaactCTATGTTCTGAATCTTATTTCTACAGGATGAGAATCCATTTGTACAGGATTATTGAATCGTTGGGTATTCAAcaattttttgttgaatctttatAATTCACTTTTCCTATGTGTATGCAAAACTATCTATGAGAAATATGTTAATTTTCATCTATTAACTGTtgagatatctatctatctatctatctatctatctatctatctatctatgcttTTTCTCCAGACATATCGAGTTATGGACAATATCACTTTGGTGATGGACAAAAAAGTGGTCTCCACTTATTGCTACTACAAACCTCTCTGCAATGGGAGATCTTGtataaataaagtgttttcaaacaatttttagaGTCTTATATTTACCCATACCTTCTTAATGGACATATCAcatagggatttttaaaaattttgagatatTGGTTACTTATATATTCCTTGTTACCATAAAAATCTCTATAGTCACCATACTTATATATCACcaaaatttttagaataatttctttttcttaagttttatttaagtaatttctacacctcacgtgggcctcaaactcataagcctgagatcaagagtcacatgttcttccaacCAAggtatccaggcacccctaaaataatttccttGGAAACAGTATATTCTTTCATACTTTTTGAATAATCCCATGCATTGGAATTTTTatgcattaaacattttattatatattaatatatgaatTCATTTAACAATTAAATGTTGTATTTACATTAACAACTAAATGATGTCCTGTACATCAGGGTAATTATAGGTAATAGCACTGCACTGCATATCCAAAACTCGCTAAGACAGTAAGTCTTAAATGTGCTTACAACTTTATCATAAATAACTAAACATCTTTACACCTCAGATTCACCATGTATGATATTGGACACAAATACATGCATGCTCATGAGGATTTAGTGAGAAATGCATCTACACTCAGGAGAGAGACAAGCATATTGTGAACACTCAGCAGAAACTCTTGATCATCATCAATCCCATTGTTGCTTTCCCTTATCTGCTATGACTGGTTGTCCTCAAAATCAATTAACTCACATGATTGAAGTATCATATCCCTCACTGCCAAGTTGTCAGAGTAACCTCATGATTTTGTAAGATCTTATGGAAGGATGATTTGTTTAGGCATTGAATGATCTGAGTGAACCAGTAGTTAAAGTTAAAACAATAACCAATATTATTGAAAATGTACTACATGTCAAGCTTGTGCTAAGCACCTCACAAATTCCCACGTTGAGGGATCACAACGTATGTGTTGTTATCAGAAGCCTGAGGCTTAGAGTGAAGTggtttgctcaaggtcactaaGTAAGTGAGTAGCAATCAGGATTTGAACTCCAAGCTGAATCACTCTGAAGCTCATGCTCTTAACCCTCAGGCTACACCTCCTCGTGTTTTGGTGTATATACTGTCTGTCACAATCACACACAGGCACTGTTTTCCTCACTGTGTCATTTCCTAAATgacctccctttctttccctcttaacTAACAATCTTTCTTTTCCCATGTTCAGAATCTATCCTTGTAGTGGCTAAAGAGGTGACCGATCTTGCTGTGTTACACAGATGGTGGATTTGAAATTTTGAACATCTATGATTAATTGGCCAACATCAGGTGGAGAAAATTGGCCATGCATGTCTGGGGCATGTCTGGCATGGAGAGTTGTGGTTGGTGCTGGACAGTGTCCTGGAGTTAAGACAAAAGATGGGGGTTTGATTTGTCCTTGGTCACCTGCTCACAAGCTGATTCCTGATGTTTATGAATAGCAAATGAGACACCATGGCTGCAAGACAGTTTGTCAAACACAGGCCaatattaaaaaatgagccaTTTGTGAAAAGGCTGCTtgtgaaaataagaaattagTGGAGATTTGGTTTAATTAATGATGTTGGGTGATCCAGGTCATAGATGTGAGGATCACCTACTATGATaactagaaagaagaaaggttttgAACCTGAGAATCAAGAAGAACAGTTCTCAAAACACAAGATGAATGACTGAGGCTGGGAatataatagttttgttttgttttgttttcttcttcacttttacctccctccatccctccttcctcccttcttcttccttccttccttccttccttccttccttccttccttccttccttccttccttccttccttccttccttcctgtggttTACTTCTAGCAAAGCACACAGTGTAGATGGTCTAGAGGTCAAACTGGATGGACTGAAAACCAAAAGCCAGGTGGAGGTTTTAGTCGGACACTATGACTGCTTAAtccacaaaatatttgaaattctcaGGGAGGAAAGAGTAAGTGCCAGAGGTTGGAGGGAAGCTGGCCAAGAGGGTGGCCAGCTTACCAAAGCTCACCTCCAGATCCAGATGCTGTTCTTGCCTTCCACTTTCTCTAGAAACTGGTCTGCACCGCATCTGCTACTCAGCTGCAAGTCTGCTTCTCAGCCAAGCACAGCCCCCTCATGTTTCTCCCATGCCACTCTGGGCTGATTAACAAGGAGAGGAACAGGGAAGGCGGGGGAGCTGATGTGCTACTTGGAAGGCATAGCACGTTTCCCCTCACTGGACTCCAATCCCTCAAGTCTGGCCCCCAGCATGCTGCTGCTCTCCTAGCTCCCCATCTCAGAAGGCAGAGACGTCTTGACTCAAGGGGCAAGGACTGTCTTGATGGTGGAAGCCAGACTATCTCCTGAGTCTGAGCTCTGCTCTGCTGGCCTTGGGGGCCCTTGTTAGGCTGAAGGAGTTGTGGTGTGATGACCTCTCAAGGGAGCTGATCCTGTGCTTGCTGTAAGCAGAGGAAGCAGACT harbors:
- the LOC115499441 gene encoding olfactory receptor 1L8-like, with protein sequence MERVNQTSSVSEFILLGLSSRPGDQKPLFILFLTMYLVTITGNLLIILAIHSDPQLQTPMYFFLSFLSFTDICFTTTIVPRMLVSFLSEKTISYAGCLTQMYFIYALGNTDSFLLAVMALDRYVAICDPFHYVTTMNHHRCVLLVAFSCSLPHLHSLLHTLLLNRLTFCDNNVIHHFLCDLSPLMKLSCSSTFLNEIVIMSECSVVLVTPFVCITFSYIRILITVLKIPSAAGKRKAFSTCGSHLTVVTLFYGSIFYVYLQPLSTYTARDHIATLVYTVLTSMLNPFIYSLRNKDLKQGLRKLMGRRKSQAAPS